A region from the Acanthopagrus latus isolate v.2019 chromosome 8, fAcaLat1.1, whole genome shotgun sequence genome encodes:
- the LOC119024148 gene encoding proline-rich extensin-like protein EPR1 — translation MAKHWSFTSFVAIALLGCLFAIEAEAQIWTNAATEMSKGAPPPQEPQSRQPPPSLKAPQNPQTPQIQPVPRPQPTYPKTPQVQPVPRPRPQPTYPQTPPGKPVPQPQPQPKYPYTPQVQPVPQPQPQPKYPHTPQVQPVPQPQPQPKYPYTPQVQPVPQPQPKYPHTPQVQPVPQPQPQPKYPYTPQVQPVPQPQPQPKYPHTPQVQPEPQPQPQPKYPYTPQVQPVPQPQPQPKYPHTPQVQPEPQPQPQPKYPYTPQVQPVPQPQPQPKYPYTPQVQPVPQRQPQPKYPYTPQVQPVPQPQPYPQLSQDQSKQTKFPYTPQVQPVPQPQPQNPQTPQVYPQPQPKYPKTPQVQPVPQPQPKYPKTPQVQPVPQPQPQNPQTPQVYPQPQPKYPHTPQVQPVPQPQPQPKYPKTPQVQPVPQPQPKYPKTPQVQPRPALKFPKYPQAPKFGGYPRAFPDSLQEPQVPQPQQPRPEYPKQPSTLFCEVTESQRVPCGASDISAGECEAINCCFDGRRCYFGKAVTVQCTKDAQFIVVVARDATLPNIDLESISLLGQGQGCTHVDSNSEFAIYQFPVTGCGSVVMEEPGVIIYENRMSSSFEVGIGDLGVITRDSSFELLFQCRYTGLSVETLVVEVLPLQDPPLPVAALGPISVHLRLANGQCTTKGCNEVDAAYTSYYTETDYPVIKVLRDPVYVEVLLLDKMDPALVLTLGHCWTTTTPNPHSLPQWDILIDGCPYRDDRYLSQLVPVDASSGLEFPGHFRRFIFKMFTFVDNSMEPLREQVYIHCSTAVCSPRPGGSCEPSCQRIGKRAVKAEVQRLTEPKAVVSVGPVIMGIPEQ, via the exons ATGGCAAAGCACTGGAGTTTCACGTCTTTCGTGGCAATAGCCCTGTTAGGGTGCCTATTTGCGATAGAGGCTGAAGCTCAGATCTGGACGAACGCTGCAACCGAAATGTCAAAGGGTGCTCCACCTCCTCAGGAACCACAGTCTCGTcaacctcctccatcactgaagGCTCCTCAAAATCCTCAGACGCCACAGATCCAACCTGTACCTCGGCCTCAGCCTACGTACCCTAAGACGCCACAGGTCCAACCTGTACCTCGGCCTCGGCCTCAGCCTACGTACCCTCAGACGCCACCGGGCAAACCTGTACcgcagcctcagcctcagcccaaATACCCTTATACGCCACAGGTGCAACCCGtacctcagcctcagcctcagcctaaATACCCTCATACGCCACAGGTGCAACCTGtacctcagcctcagcctcagcctaaATACCCTTATACGCCACAGGTGCAACCCGTACCTCAGCCTCAGCCTAAATACCCTCATACGCCACAGGTGCAACCTGtacctcagcctcagcctcagcctaaATACCCTTATACGCCACAGGTGCAACCCGtacctcagcctcagcctcagcctaaATACCCTCATACGCCACAGGTGCAACCTGaacctcagcctcagcctcagcctaaATACCCTTATACGCCACAGGTGCAACCCGtacctcagcctcagcctcagcctaaATACCCTCATACGCCACAGGTGCAACCTGaacctcagcctcagcctcagcctaaATACCCTTATACGCCACAGGTCCAACCTGtacctcagcctcagcctcagcctaaATACCCTTATACGCCACAGGTCCAACCTGTACCTCAGCGTCAGCCTCAGCCTAAATACCCTTATACACCACAGGTGCAGCCTGTACCTCAGCCTCAGCCATACCCTCAACTGTCACAGGATCaatctaaacaaactaaattccCCTATACACCACAGGTTCAACCTgtgcctcagcctcagcctcaaaATCCTCAAACACCACAGGTCTATCCTCAGCCTCAGCCTAAATACCCTAAAACACCACAGGTTCAACCTgtgcctcagcctcagcctaaATACCCTAAAACGCCACAGGTTCAACCTgtgcctcagcctcagcctcaaaATCCTCAAACGCCACAGGTCTATCCTCAGCCTCAGCCTAAATACCCTCATACGCCACAGGTTCAACCTgtgcctcagcctcagcctcagcctaaATACCCTAAAACGCCACAGGTTCAGCCTgtgcctcagcctcagcctaaATACCCTAAAACGCCACAGGTCCAACCTCGTCCAGCACTTAAGTTTCCTAAATATCCTCAAGCACCAAAGTTTGGTGGATATCCACGAGCATTTCCTGATTCTCTGCAAGAACCACAGGTCCCTCAACCGCAGCAACCACGTCCGGAATATCCAAAGCAGCCTTCTACCCTGTTTTGTGAAGTGACAGAGAGCCAAAGAGTCCCATGTGGAGCTTCTGATATTTCTGCTGGTGAATGTGAAGCGATTAACTGCTGCTTTGACGGAAGACGGTGCTACTTTGGAAAAGCAG TGACCGTCCAGTGCACCAAGGATGCCCAGTTCATTGTAGTAGTGGCCAGAGATGCCACCCTGCCCAACATTGACCTCGAGTCAATCTCACTGCTGGGACAAGGTCAAGGCTGTACACATGTTGACTCTAATTCAGAATTTGCCATCTACCAATTTCCTGTAACTGGCTGTGGGTCTGTTGTTATG GAGGAGCCTGGTGTTATCATCTATGAGAACAGGATGTCTTCATCATTTGAAGTTGGAATTGGGGATCTTGGTGTCATTACCAGGGACAGCAGCTTTGA ATTGCTCTTCCAGTGTAGGTACACCGGTCTATCTGTTGAAACTTTGGTTGTAGAGGTACTGCCATTGCAAGATCCTCCTCTGCCAGTTGCTGCTCTGGGGCCCATCAGTGTGCACCTGAGGTTGGCCAATGGACAATGCACTACTAAGGGTTGTAATGAAG TGGATGCAGCCTATACTTCATATTATACAGAGACAGATTACCCTGTGATCAAAGTGCTGAGGGACCCTGTATATGTGGAGGTTCTCCTACTCGATAAGATGGACCCTGCCCTTGTCCTGACTCTTGGTCACTGTTGGACAACCACAACCCCAAACCCTCACAGCCTGCCCCAGTGGGACATTCTGATAGACGG GTGTCCATACAGGGATGATCGCTACTTGTCTCAGCTGGTCCCAGTTGATGCATCCTCTGGTCTGGAGTTCCCAGGTCACTTCAGgcgtttcattttcaaaatgttcaccttTGTGGACAATTCAATGGAGCCCCTGAGGGAACAG GTGTACATTCACTGCAGTACAGCTGTCTGCAGTCCTCGACCAGGTGGCAGCTGCGAACCATCATGCCAGAGGATAGGAA AGAGAGCTGTCAAGGCCGAGGTCCAGAGGCTGACTGAGCCAAAGGCTGTGGTTTCTGTTGGACCCGTGATCATGGGTATACCTGAACAGTAA